CCAGGCAGCCCCGCGGGCATTCGGCTCCCAGCCCCGAGCCTCGGCGATCAGACTTGGGAGGCCCGCGCCGCGCCATTTGCATATTCCCGGGAACACAAGgaggcctgtaattttctttttaaaatcgtTGGGCAGGGTTTAGGGCCAGCGCTTCCAAAACCCCGCAGAGTTGATGTCGTCCTTAAACTCTCTCTTAAGAGAAGGGGACTGGCCTATTCTTCTGACTTTTTTAGAAGACAAGGTGGCTCCTGGGGCTGCATATTCAACAGGGGGGAAAAGCTGATTGTGAACCGGGCTGTCGgcggggtgggtggagggggctggggcgcggggggcgggggtggcggtCGTGGGGCTAGTCATCTCTGGAATtcgattgtttaaaaaaatcatttataattaaAGGGACAAAATAAAATACGATCGTCTCATGCATATTTAATCATTCACACTTCCAGCTTTGAAACCACTTTCCCTGCGTGAATCTTCTCACTAATTTAAACTCTTAAGTCGACCGCTGTTTGCAAAAACATCTGGACAAGGCAgttttcaaacttgttttaaattcttataaGCTAATGGAGCCCCGTCAcaggttaaaacaaaacaaaacaaaacaaaaaaacatagcaAAAGTTAAAACTCTGGTGAAAGTTTGgggtgtgttaaaaaaaaaaaaacaagcagggTTCAAGTAATCTTGAGCAGAAATGCAAATATGTGCATTCTGATTTAGCCTAATTAAACCGGTGTTATGTGCAAACACATTCTCTCTACACTCAGGCTTGGGCTTAATAGAGCAAATTAATTCCCCTCGCTGGAGTATGTTTTTCCTAtaaaccctcccctcccccgaccACCGAAAATTTCCCACGAAGTAAAAACACGCCCGCGGTTCCAACTCTCCCGCGCAAAACGGAGACCATAACACCGACAGTGTTGGCGGGCCTCGGGCACAGGGCGATGGCTCTTCCTCATTTGGGATTGAGACTCATCCTGATGTTTCATTTTGAGATGAAATATGCGGGATTCAAACGAgaaaataaaacctcagaaaTACTTTTGTAGCTACTCGGACTCTTGAATCAGCGACAGGAAAAGTGCTAACGCGACAAGCCCGATCGAGTCCACAACAGCCTCATTATCTAGGCAAGTGTCCTCGAACTTTTGAAGGCCACTCGTCCAAAAAGGGGGCTCGTgcgggagcgggggggggggagtagggaCGCCCTCCGGGCCCTTCGGGGCTCCCCTCACTGCCCCCAAGCGACTGCggtgctccctcccccactctaccCACTCTCTTCCAGTCTCCGACTCTGCAAAGTGCAGGCTTGTAATTCAGGACAAGTGTGACACCTACCTGTGAAAGGGGGGAACCGTCCCCTAGACGGTCCCGCGGCCCCAGCCTCGCTGCTGCGCCGGGATCTACGGGGCCGCCTCCCACCCGCACTGGCGCGGCTGGAACACTTACTAATTTAATCAAATCCAAGGACGAGATCAATGCCCAGTCTTGAAGGGGTAGGGAAAAGAGTGACTTGGGAAAGCCTTCTCCTTGGCATCCCCTTACGCTCTCCTCCCGCCATTAGCCCATAGCACCTTTGAAATAGTAATAAGGGCTAAATCCGGCATAAAATCGAACTCATTAGCAAAGTTCACCAGCTGATTGCTTTGCATAAAACACGACACTGATTGGAAGTAATTAGGTTAAGCGACGGACCTCGGATGGTGCGTGTCTCTAGCAGGCTTTCTCCCTTCTGGGCACACACTTGGGTcgctctcctccttcctccagggTCCAATCTCCCCCAAACCGCCCGCATCAGTGATCCAAATCTGCATTCCCCTCAGGGCCAGGGTCCCCGGGGCTTGCCGCCTAATTACGGTTTCCCCCCTGGCACGCCGAAGTTCTATGGAACCTTTCATTGCccacttggggggtgggggggaaagttGCAGTCTCCACCTTTTGTCCAAGGCGATGGACAGTTTATTGAGGCTTCTAAAAAGTAATGAGTGGCTCTGATTATGTTAAAAtctcttttaattaaatattttgcattttacaaaggCGGCTgcagtttcttttactttttaaatctaaGAGTATAACCTGTTTCCTTTCTGTAATAATACTTTAGCTCATATCCAGAAAAATCAATAggtgtaaaaaattaaattaaacttgtatttttaaactatgaaacAGTTTCGGGGGAaacacaaatgtatatatttatattacaaaaaaaaacattaaatgcctGTACAGGTGTCTTAATTTCATAATTTACTTCAAAGATATTGAATTatcaatttaaatacaaaaatgctacATTAAATATACAGAATAAGATTTAATacaaatcctttttaaatttttcttttcggTTGGTTaagacatttttgtgtgtggagatgtttacatttttatgttaccCATCTCCGAGAACTATAAACTTTTTAATAGGAGGGgtagttttgtttctctctcttggtgatggaaaaaaataactgcCAAGGCCATGTTTCTTAATAAATTAGGAAAGTCCGGGACCGACGCAGCCCGCGTTAAATGTCGGACATACCTTTCTTCAATTCATAGGGAGAGTCTTTGCACAGATCTAGCTGGGACTGGCTCCGCAACATTTTCGGGTCTTTAGCCAAAGCGTCCGCTCGGTTCAACACGGTCTGGTTTAATCCATTGAAATGCGAGCCCGGACCGGTTGTGGGGCCCGGCCCTGGCCCTGGGTGGCCGTGAAGGTGTCCGAAGGAGCCATAGTTCGTGTAGCCGGGATAGAAGGGCGCCGTGTAGTAGAGAGGCCGGGACAGCACCGTCCCGCCTGGAAAGGGACACTGCGCCGAGGGGGAGCGCGATGGCGCCGGGGCCGGCGACGCGCGGCTGCCTCCTAAGGCTTGCCCCGCTACCGGCCCGGGGCACGGTGGGCATGGGGAGCCTTCGCTTCCGCCGCCCCCGTCCTTGACCTTGTCCGAGGAGGTGGCGATCTCTGCCAGAGACCACAGTTTGGGCTTGGCGAGCACCGcctgcggcggcggcggtggcggagAGTGTATGACCGAGGGCCCGCCGGGACCGGGGGGCAGCTCTCCCGCGGCCGGGTGCGGGCCCGGAGCCGGCGCGCCCGAGGGGTAGTGAGGGGCCGGGTCCTCCGCCAGCCGCGCTGCCGCTGGCCCGGCCGGGGAGGGCCCGCCAGCGCGGGGGGGCCCAGGCAGGGCGTCGAGACGGCCCTCGGATGGCGGCTCCTTAAAATCCGAGTCGCTGAGGCTGCCCTCAGTCTCCTTGCCGGCGGGGGTGGGCGGCCCCTGCAGCCGCTCGCAGCCCGAAGCCGCCTTCTGCTCCGCTCCTCCTGCGGGAGAAACCCCAGGCCGTCAAGGGGCGCGGAGGCCCAGCGGCGGGGCCCAGGTCCCCGGCCGCAAAGGCAGAGAGACCcttgccccccacctccaggctcccacccccacccccactttcctCCTTACTCCAGCTCAACACATCCTTCCCCGCGTCCACCAACCTGCTTCGGGGCCCTCGGAGTCTCCCTTGTCCTCCGGCTTCTGGGGCTCATCCTCGTCGTTCTTCTCCAGATCgatgttctcctcctcctcctcgtcctcgcTGCGGTTCCGCGGCGTCCACGTCATCTTGTTCTCCTTCTTGAGGCGCCGGCGCGCGTTGGCGAACCAGGTGGACACCTGGGTGAGGGTCATCTTGGTGATGATGGCCAGCATGATCTTCTCGCCCTTGGTGGGGTAGGGGTTCTTGCGGTGCTCGTTCAGCCAGGCCTTGAGCGTGGCGGTGGCGTCTCGCGTGGCGTTCTTCCGGTACGCGGGGTCCCCGTACGGGTACGAGCCCAGCGGCGCCGCGTATGGGTGGTACCCCAAGGAGCCTGCCATGCCCGGTGTGTGATCGTAGGGAGAGCCCTGCGAGGAACAGGCGGAGAGAAGGTGAGAGTGGGCCTTGGTTCCCAGTACCACCTAGAGGACCGAAGCACACTCTCCCTGTGCCCAGGGGTCCGCGAGCTGCGAGGCCCGAACTCCGGGCTTTCCCTGGGGTAGGGCTGCCGGGCTCAGACCCAGGGGCAACTCCTCCTCCTCGGAAGGCAGCGGGGGCGCCAACTCCTGACTCCGGTCCTTAGGGAGCCCTTGAAGCCGTCCTGGCCTCAGTGGCACCCTGTAGGCCCCCGTCTGCCGGGGCAAGTCCGCCCCCCAGGCGCAGAGCCGGCCGCCGCGGCCAGGCCCTCCACCCAGAGGCCTGGGCAGCAGTGGCGACTCCCCACTTCGTGCCCGGGTGGCTGCGCGTTAGGCGCAGACAGGGAGAGCACGGGAAGTCAGGGCATTTTTACCCCCACAGAGAAAGGCAAACGAAAAGCCAAGCCTTGCCCCGGCACTCCCACCCCTCCAAAAATGTTACCCCAAACCGAAGCCACGGCGCTTTTCCAGAAAGTGCACCCGGCCGAAAAATCCCGGATGCACCGCAGCTCGGCCGacttttcagaaatttaataCCTCCAAATCGGATTGCGAAGATAGGATTACGGATTTGCAACATTTTGGAGGACTAATTAAAGGCGAGGCCAAACACATTTACATAGACTTAGCACGCTTCTGCTCAGATTTCTGGTCCATTTCTTTTGAACTACTTTTCCAAAAcggcaaaaccaaaaacacaaaatgcaataaaatgtgCAGGACGGCCTGGAGCTTACGTTTGAACCAAATGCTGCTCTTTAATTGCAGCGACCTCTCCCCCGAAAAACCCTCGTCGCCAGCTCAGCGACCCAAGCAGGAGGCGGCTCTGCTTTCCGAGCAACTCCTGAGCCGGAGGCCCGGGCGAAGCCGACCGAGACAGTCTCTCCCAAGTTTGCAGGGGCCGCGAAGCTTGGCGGGGGCGGTCCGCGGTGGCGCCGAGGCCCGTGTCCCCCGcagcccccgcccgccccgcgcgGCCCCAGCTGCCCTTGCCCGCCGCGGCTCCCACTCACTCACCACGTACGAAGagaaggcggcggcggcggctgccgCGGGGTCGGCACCGTACTGGAGGTGCGAGTTGTAGCCCGGCGAGGGCGCCGTGAAGGCGGTGGAGCCGGCGTAGGGCGAGAACGCGGAGCCCGACGACGAGCGGCCGAGCTCATCCGTGCGGGGCCCCGAGATGACGCTGGTGCTGTACGCCGGGCACGAGTAGAGCGCCAGCGAGGCGGACGGCTGGTACAAGTAGCCCTGCGGGTAGGACATGGCCACACACGGGCATGGGGCGCGCCGCGCCGCGGCCGCCAACGAGCCGGGCGGCGCCCTGCGAGGGCGAGCGGGCGGGCACCTGGCCTCCGGCTGCCCCCGGCTGCCGCTTCTCGGGCCCCGGCTCCCGGGCTCCGGCCCGCGGCGCCTCCTCGCTGGCTTCCCGCGCGCCTCCGGCTGCGACTGCCGAGCCCGCTCCTCTGCGCGCCTCGCTCGCCCCGGCTGGGTTTCCCCCCCGCCCTCCCttgctgctttctctttttccccctcgcTCTTTGCACTGGGGGGCTCTGCTTTTGGCTTCGCAAAGGTCCTGCCAAGATGCTAAGTTGGAAATTGAGGATTCTGACGCCTTGTGCGCGCCTGAAGCTCCTCCTTCCCGGGGTGTAGTCGGTGGGAGGACTGGCAGGAACCTCTGGGCGGCCGCAGCCAACCCGGCCGCCAGGCGCGCCtcgccctctccctcttcctccccggCTCCCTCTCCCGCTCGCTGGCGCTCCCCTCGCCCCTCCCTCGCGCCCGCCTCTCCACCGcggccctcctctcccccctcctctttttctcccccctcctctcccgggtccctctccctctctctctctctctctctttctcagactCTCGAGCGCCGGCCCCAGGATGACAATCACATCCCAGGCGCGCCGATCTCTTCCAACTTTCCTTCCCTGCTAAGTCGGGGTGGAGTGGCAGTTCCGACACAAGGCGGGCCCCGGTGGGCCAGTCCGGCCGCCCCGAAGCACAAAAGGCGACCAGGCGGCGGAAGGCGAGCCGGCGAACGCTTTGCTCTGTGCTTGCCACAGTAAGCCGCGAAGTTAGCGGATTTCTTGTTCGCCAAGAAGCTGGGTTCCGAGGCGGATCGCCGCCTACTCTCCCCTGGCTTCTCCCCCCAGCCAGGGAACCAGAGAGCGAGTTTGGAGACCTGAAATGGAGGTCCCCGGGAGAGACGGAGGGATGCCCGCGTCCAGGGCGCAGGGAGTGCGAGATGATTGTCCCTTTCCGCCAGCAGCAGCAGGTGGGCGAGAGACAGGCCTTGGACATCTGCACGTCTCCGGCCCGGCCTCCCTGCCACCAACTAACTCCCTGCCAAACGGCgagggaagggggaggcgggACGACGGGGGTAGCCTTTCTCTAGAGCAGAGGTAGTGGGCAAGAGCTGCCAGACGGAGAAGCAGCTATACCGGAGTCGGTCTCCGGACCCCACTACACCCCTTCCCGCCCCCGGCCGTGAATGGCCGCCTCTTTCTCCCGGCTTTCCATCCGCAGCTCCCCCTGCCAGgccggtggtggtggtggactGTGCGGGTCCCCTTACTCTTAGCACGCACTTTAGCACCCGCCCACGCTCCATTGTAAACGCTCCGCATTGCCCAACCCAATCCCTGTTTGTTCAGCGAGGCGCTGGCAAGGCAAACACACACAACTGAGTCACAGGCAGAATTCTTGCCCACGACGGGCcacacagaatacaaaacagaCCCCCTGCCTGTCTCTCCACCCCGCGCCGCCACAAGCCACAGACGCACTCGAACTCTGGGACAGACAGGGGCGCTGGTGAACCAAAACAGGGGCAGGCACAGTGTTGGGCACCCCACTGGAACTCAGTGTATCAGGGACTTCGTGGCCTTTTATAAAATTGGGCCACACGCAATCCGAAGCACAACTACACAGCTTCCCGCGATGACTTTCACAAGTAGGATACACTTTATTTCCGGAGCTTCAGTCCCCGCACACTAACCCACTCTGTACCCTCGGACACACTTGGCGGCTGGACTTCACGCACGCGCGCTAACTCCTCCTCTCCGTCAGCTCTCCCCCTGGCTCCGCCCCTCAAGTGGACATTCGGCGAATCTCTCGGTTAGCCCCGCCCAATCCCTCCATGCCTCCATCCCTAATTGGACGCTGGCCTCTATTGGCTCCTCCCCTCGGCGACGCGGTCCCGCTTCCCTTCGAGTCACAGCGccgagggggtggggctgggcgggGCGTCGGCTCCCTATTGTCATGGAGACGAGAAGCCGACGGCGGCGGAGGCGGGCGCAGCCGGGCTCGGTTGCCTGCCAGCCAGCTGAGACTGAGGCCGAGCGGCCGGGCCCGCTCGATCGGGAGGGAGCGCGCAGCTGGCCAGTGGTGGCTCTGCGGGCAGGCAAGGGAGCTGTCCTCTCGGGCTCCAACTAGGCCGGGTGGTCGCGGGGAGCGTCCCCGCCCCGCTCCCTTCGCTCCCGCCTCTCGCGGCTCTGGTGCTCCTTAGCGCCCGCCCCCGGctccgcccgccgccgccgccgccgccgccgccgcagcccctCGCGCTAACTAACGGTCGGTAGCGGCCCGCGCGCGCCGCCCGCCGGGGGCTCGCGCCAGCCACGAGGGAGCGTCCGCGGCCCGCGCGCCCGCGCGGCGGAGGCGAGGTGAGTCCCGGGTCCTCCATCCCGCCGAGTGCCCGCCCCCGGTCGCGGCCGGGACTCCTGCCCCTCGAGCGGCGTCCCAGTCCCTTCGTGGACCGGATGGACGCGGCGGCGCCCCGCGCGCCGCCGGGCC
The Lynx canadensis isolate LIC74 chromosome E2, mLynCan4.pri.v2, whole genome shotgun sequence genome window above contains:
- the IRX5 gene encoding iroquois-class homeodomain protein IRX-5 isoform X2 — encoded protein: MSYPQGYLYQPSASLALYSCPAYSTSVISGPRTDELGRSSSGSAFSPYAGSTAFTAPSPGYNSHLQYGADPAAAAAAAFSSYVGSPYDHTPGMAGSLGYHPYAAPLGSYPYGDPAYRKNATRDATATLKAWLNEHRKNPYPTKGEKIMLAIITKMTLTQVSTWFANARRRLKKENKMTWTPRNRSEDEEEEENIDLEKNDEDEPQKPEDKGDSEGPEAGGAEQKAASGCERLQGPPTPAGKETEGSLSDSDFKEPPSEGRLDALPGPPRAGGPSPAGPAAARLAEDPAPHYPSGAPAPGPHPAAGELPPGPGGPSVIHSPPPPPPQAVLAKPKLWSLAEIATSSDKVKDGGGGSEGSPCPPCPGPVAGQALGGSRASPAPAPSRSPSAQCPFPGGTVLSRPLYYTAPFYPGYTNYGSFGHLHGHPGPGPGPTTGPGSHFNGLNQTVLNRADALAKDPKMLRSQSQLDLCKDSPYELKKGMSDI
- the IRX5 gene encoding iroquois-class homeodomain protein IRX-5 isoform X1, producing the protein MSYPQGYLYQPSASLALYSCPAYSTSVISGPRTDELGRSSSGSAFSPYAGSTAFTAPSPGYNSHLQYGADPAAAAAAAFSSYVGSPYDHTPGMAGSLGYHPYAAPLGSYPYGDPAYRKNATRDATATLKAWLNEHRKNPYPTKGEKIMLAIITKMTLTQVSTWFANARRRLKKENKMTWTPRNRSEDEEEEENIDLEKNDEDEPQKPEDKGDSEGPEAGGAEQKAASGCERLQGPPTPAGKETEGSLSDSDFKEPPSEGRLDALPGPPRAGGPSPAGPAAARLAEDPAPHYPSGAPAPGPHPAAGELPPGPGGPSVIHSPPPPPPQAVLAKPKLWSLAEIATSSDKVKDGGGGSEGSPCPPCPGPVAGQALGGSRASPAPAPSRSPSAQCPFPGGTVLSRPLYYTAPFYPGYTNYGSFGHLHGHPGPGPGPTTGPGSHFNGLNQTVLNRADALAKDPKMLRSQSQLDLCKDSPYELKKDGGGSISLGPRRGQCGAESPADPRWICTVSKK
- the IRX5 gene encoding iroquois-class homeodomain protein IRX-5 isoform X3, whose product is MSYPQGYLYQPSASLALYSCPAYSTSVISGPRTDELGRSSSGSAFSPYAGSTAFTAPSPGYNSHLQYGADPAAAAAAAFSSYVGSPYDHTPGMAGSLGYHPYAAPLGSYPYGDPAYRKNATRDATATLKAWLNEHRKNPYPTKGEKIMLAIITKMTLTQVSTWFANARRRLKKENKMTWTPRNRSEDEEEEENIDLEKNDEDEPQKPEDKGDSEGPEAGAEQKAASGCERLQGPPTPAGKETEGSLSDSDFKEPPSEGRLDALPGPPRAGGPSPAGPAAARLAEDPAPHYPSGAPAPGPHPAAGELPPGPGGPSVIHSPPPPPPQAVLAKPKLWSLAEIATSSDKVKDGGGGSEGSPCPPCPGPVAGQALGGSRASPAPAPSRSPSAQCPFPGGTVLSRPLYYTAPFYPGYTNYGSFGHLHGHPGPGPGPTTGPGSHFNGLNQTVLNRADALAKDPKMLRSQSQLDLCKDSPYELKKGMSDI